Proteins co-encoded in one Uloborus diversus isolate 005 chromosome 9, Udiv.v.3.1, whole genome shotgun sequence genomic window:
- the LOC129229638 gene encoding homocysteine-responsive endoplasmic reticulum-resident ubiquitin-like domain member 2 protein: MSVQLIIKSASQRVPDLELDCELEWTIGQVKEQICLLYPTKPLKEHLKLIYGGKLLPNHLHVKSVLNHVQEIHVMHLVCPFPLKDEIKPVETKEAKETAPTSAPVFPVPAPNLTPSQINPSFLPAQSYTSNIPSMPPGTYPATDVMQQYLAMQQMYTQFMAQYIAQFNNGYPPVMFQNTTVSQPADPVPEEPQPTRQPRPAVREEEGVDYLFILSRAVMLFALLYYYSSLQRIFLVVSIFLIISMYVKLKRESRMEARPTPQEREETIDTREESDADIRVVGTEGQEETSENSTSPQSVPSEQDWRTTLLALVSSFFSSLIPADNPPIEVN, encoded by the exons ATGTCAGTACAGCTGATCATAAAATCGGCCTCTCAGCGGGTCCCAGACTTGGAGCTCGATTGTGAACTGGAATGGACGATCGGTCAGGTGAAAGAGCAGATCTGCTTATTGTATCCCACAAAACCT ttaaaggaacacttgaagcTTATTTATGGAGGAAAGTTGTTGCCCAACCACCTGCATGTGAAGTCAGTCTTGAATCAT GTACAAGAAATTCATGTAATGCATCTAGTGTGCCCTTTCCCGTTAAAGGATGAGATTAAGCCAGTAGAAACAAAAGAAGCAAAGGAG ACTGCACCAACATCCGCTCCCGTCTTCCCCGTTCCTGCTCCCAATCTGACTCCTTCTCAGATCAATCCCAGCTTCTTACCTGCACAGAGTTACACTAG TAATATTCCCAGCATGCCACCAGGGACATACCCTGCCACAGATGTAATGCAGCAATATCTGGCCATGCAACAGATGTACACTCAGTTTATGGCGCAGTATATTGCACA GTTCAACAATGGCTATCCTCCTGTCATGTTCCAAAATACCACAGTCTCGCAACCTGCAGATCCAGTCCCAGAGGAACCACAACCAACACGACAACCACGCCCAGCAGTTAGAGAGGAGGAAGGGGTGGACTACCTGTTCATCCTGAGCCGAGCTGTCATGCTCTTTGCCCTTCTCTACTACTATTCCTCCCTGCAGCGCATCTTTCTCGTTGTGTCCATCTTCCTTATCATATCCAT GTACGTGAAGCTGAAACGAGAGAGCAGGATGGAAGCACGACCCACACCGCAAGAGAGGGAAGAAACAATAGATACTCGTGAAGAGAGCGACGCTGACATTCGTGTTGTTGGAACAGAAGGACAA gagGAAACATCTGAGAATTCCACCTCTCCCCAATCCGTTCCGTCAGAACAGGATTGGAGGACCACCCTACTTGCGCTAGTATCGTCCTTCTTCTCCTCGCTGATTCCCGCAGACAACCCCCCAATCGAAGTCAACTGA